A genomic segment from uncultured Erythrobacter sp. encodes:
- the ffh gene encoding signal recognition particle protein translates to MFDTLSDRLGGVFDKLKGRGALREQDVRDAMREVRIALLEADVALPVARRFIDAVTEKAVGQDVLRSVTPGQQVIKIVHDELVETLGGMEVEGLRLDAKPPVVIMMVGLQGSGKTTTTAKLAKLIRERHGKKALMASLDVNRPAAQEQLAILGTQVDVATLPIVAGQQPVDIARRAMESARLQNFDVLLLDTAGRLHVDDALMAEMKAVAGVSSPNEVLLVVDSLTGQDAVNVAQNFTNEVPLTGVVLTRMDGDARGGAALSMRAVTGKPIKFAGTGEKLDAIEPFRPGSVADRILGMGDVVSLVERAAATIKEEDAEKLARNLEKGKFDLDDLAMQLKQMRNMGGLGMLAGMMPGMKKAKAAMANSGMDDKVLVHMEAIIGSMTAKERANPDLMNAKRKKRVAAGSGTDVQTVNKVLKMHQEMARAMKQIKKMGGLKGLAAMFGGGGAGGPMGGMGGMGGAGGLPGLGGPGGMGGMGGLPGLGGPPRGKK, encoded by the coding sequence ATGTTCGACACGCTGTCCGACCGTCTTGGCGGGGTCTTTGACAAGCTCAAAGGCCGCGGCGCGCTGCGTGAGCAGGACGTGCGCGATGCCATGCGCGAAGTGCGGATCGCGCTGCTCGAAGCCGACGTTGCTCTGCCCGTTGCCCGCCGCTTCATTGATGCCGTCACCGAAAAGGCTGTGGGTCAGGACGTCCTCCGCTCGGTCACGCCGGGCCAGCAGGTCATCAAGATCGTCCATGACGAGCTGGTCGAGACGCTGGGCGGGATGGAGGTCGAAGGCCTCCGCCTCGATGCCAAGCCGCCGGTCGTGATCATGATGGTCGGCCTGCAAGGCTCGGGCAAGACGACGACCACCGCCAAGCTCGCCAAGCTGATCCGCGAACGTCACGGCAAGAAGGCGCTGATGGCCTCGCTCGACGTCAACCGTCCGGCGGCGCAGGAACAGCTGGCAATCCTCGGCACGCAGGTCGATGTCGCGACCCTGCCGATTGTGGCGGGCCAGCAGCCGGTCGACATTGCGCGGCGCGCGATGGAATCGGCGCGGCTCCAGAATTTTGACGTGCTGCTGCTGGACACCGCGGGCCGCCTGCATGTCGACGATGCGCTGATGGCCGAGATGAAGGCCGTCGCTGGCGTGTCGTCGCCCAATGAAGTGCTGCTGGTTGTCGACTCACTGACGGGTCAGGACGCGGTCAACGTCGCGCAGAACTTCACCAATGAAGTGCCGCTGACCGGCGTGGTGCTGACCCGCATGGACGGCGATGCGCGCGGCGGTGCGGCGCTTTCCATGCGTGCAGTCACCGGCAAGCCGATCAAGTTTGCCGGCACCGGCGAAAAGCTCGACGCGATCGAGCCGTTCCGCCCCGGCTCTGTCGCCGACCGTATTCTCGGCATGGGCGACGTCGTCAGCCTGGTCGAACGCGCGGCGGCAACCATCAAGGAAGAGGACGCCGAAAAGCTCGCGCGCAACCTTGAGAAGGGCAAGTTCGACCTCGACGATCTCGCCATGCAACTGAAGCAGATGCGCAATATGGGCGGCCTCGGGATGCTGGCGGGCATGATGCCGGGCATGAAGAAGGCCAAGGCGGCGATGGCCAATTCCGGGATGGACGACAAGGTGCTCGTCCATATGGAAGCGATCATCGGATCGATGACCGCCAAGGAACGCGCCAATCCCGATCTGATGAACGCCAAGCGCAAGAAGCGCGTGGCAGCAGGCAGCGGCACCGATGTGCAGACGGTCAACAAGGTGCTGAAGATGCACCAGGAAATGGCCCGCGCCATGAAGCAGATCAAGAAGATGGGCGGCCTCAAGGGGCTGGCGGCCATGTTCGGCGGCGGCGGTGCTGGCGGTCCGATGGGCGGCATGGGGGGAATGGGCGGTGCAGGCGGTCTTCCCGGTCTTGGCGGCCCCGGGGGAATGGGTGGCATGGGCGGATTGCCCGGCCTCGGCGGCCCTCCGCGCGGAAAGAAATAA
- the rpsP gene encoding 30S ribosomal protein S16, with translation MSISIRLSRGGAKKRPYYRIVVANSRSPRDGKYLEQIGTYNPLLAKDSGERVKITEDRARYWLGVGAQPTDRVARFLDAAGILERAARVNPKKGEPGEKAKERAEERAAKIAEAEEAARAAEEEAKAAAAAPAPAAEEAPAEEAAAEEAPAAEEAAAEEAPAAEEAATEEQAEG, from the coding sequence ATGTCCATTTCCATCCGGCTTTCGCGCGGCGGTGCCAAGAAGCGTCCCTATTACCGCATCGTTGTCGCCAACAGCCGCAGCCCGCGCGACGGCAAGTATCTCGAGCAGATCGGCACCTATAACCCGCTGCTCGCCAAGGACAGCGGTGAGCGCGTGAAGATCACCGAAGACCGCGCCCGTTACTGGCTCGGCGTTGGCGCGCAGCCGACCGACCGTGTTGCCCGCTTCCTCGATGCCGCTGGCATCCTTGAGCGTGCGGCCCGCGTGAACCCCAAGAAGGGTGAGCCCGGCGAAAAGGCCAAGGAGCGCGCTGAAGAGCGTGCTGCCAAGATCGCCGAAGCTGAAGAAGCTGCCCGCGCCGCTGAAGAAGAAGCCAAGGCCGCTGCTGCTGCCCCGGCTCCGGCTGCCGAAGAAGCGCCTGCTGAAGAAGCTGCCGCCGAAGAAGCGCCTGCCGCTGAAGAAGCCGCCGCTGAGGAAGCCCCGGCTGCTGAAGAAGCAGCGACCGAAGAACAGGCCGAAGGCTAA
- the rimM gene encoding ribosome maturation factor RimM (Essential for efficient processing of 16S rRNA): protein MTKPVTLAAIIGAHGVAGEVRLKLFGEGAQTLSSHKSFNDGALTLIKVRDDGKGGAIARLAESTSRGDAEKLRGTALTVPRDALPPLAEGEFYHADLLGLPVVTDTGESVGSVLAIENFGATDIIEITRAPVPEKGPKTFMVPMIPTAVIEWDEARLVIGADFVDY from the coding sequence ATGACGAAGCCCGTCACCCTCGCCGCCATCATCGGCGCGCATGGGGTGGCGGGCGAGGTCCGTCTGAAGCTGTTCGGGGAGGGCGCCCAGACGCTCTCCAGCCACAAGAGCTTCAATGACGGGGCGCTTACCCTGATCAAGGTGCGTGATGACGGGAAAGGCGGCGCAATCGCGCGGCTGGCCGAAAGCACCTCGCGCGGGGATGCTGAAAAGCTGCGCGGCACGGCGCTAACCGTCCCCCGTGACGCCTTGCCCCCCTTGGCTGAGGGCGAGTTCTACCATGCCGATCTGCTCGGGCTGCCGGTCGTCACCGACACCGGGGAGAGCGTCGGCTCTGTGCTTGCAATCGAGAATTTCGGCGCGACCGACATCATCGAAATTACCCGCGCCCCGGTGCCCGAAAAGGGGCCTAAGACTTTCATGGTGCCGATGATCCCCACCGCTGTGATCGAGTGGGATGAAGCAAGGCTTGTGATCGGAGCCGATTTCGTCGATTATTGA
- a CDS encoding TIGR04222 domain-containing membrane protein translates to MQLFSSWTGSDFLLFYTMLLGLATFAAWWLPAHLREPGRQGETDDLESIALLAGGRERMADSLIADLYVRGALVPADKGKLHVAARDLPVSPGGKALLAIDAPVTLNEARRAIHIHADRVAARLRRAGLLLRPEEHSRLRLLSVAPFAALFALGLYRQRAGSALDEPTGFLIMLLGVTVALAVIRFAKSDPRTAAGVATVQQMRARNDRFARAPRPDEAAMAVALFGTGVLVGTPWEPVHAMRQKDGDGGGAEGSSDGGCGGGGCGGCGG, encoded by the coding sequence ATGCAGCTGTTCTCGTCCTGGACGGGCAGCGATTTCTTGCTGTTTTACACGATGTTGCTTGGTCTTGCGACCTTCGCTGCATGGTGGCTGCCCGCGCATCTGCGCGAGCCGGGGCGGCAGGGCGAAACAGATGATCTTGAAAGCATCGCATTGCTGGCAGGTGGCCGCGAACGCATGGCCGATTCGCTGATTGCCGATCTTTACGTGCGCGGCGCGCTGGTTCCGGCCGACAAGGGCAAGCTTCACGTGGCCGCGCGCGATCTCCCCGTCAGTCCGGGCGGCAAGGCGCTGCTGGCCATTGATGCTCCGGTGACGCTCAATGAAGCACGCCGCGCAATCCACATTCATGCCGACCGGGTCGCGGCCCGCCTGCGCCGCGCAGGCCTGCTGCTGCGCCCTGAAGAGCACAGCCGCTTGCGCTTGCTTTCGGTCGCGCCCTTTGCCGCGCTGTTCGCGCTTGGGCTCTATCGCCAGCGCGCCGGGAGCGCACTGGACGAGCCGACCGGGTTTCTGATTATGCTGCTGGGAGTGACGGTCGCACTGGCGGTGATCCGCTTCGCCAAGAGCGATCCGCGCACGGCGGCGGGCGTGGCAACCGTGCAGCAGATGCGCGCCCGTAACGACCGCTTTGCCCGCGCACCCCGGCCTGACGAGGCGGCGATGGCAGTGGCATTGTTCGGCACCGGCGTTCTGGTCGGCACCCCGTGGGAGCCGGTTCACGCGATGCGCCAGAAGGATGGTGACGGTGGCGGTGCCGAAGGCAGCAGCGATGGCGGCTGCGGCGGCGGTGGCTGCGGCGGTTGCGGGGGCTGA
- a CDS encoding carbon-nitrogen hydrolase family protein, translated as MTKLSVAVVQAAPIPLDFQAGIEKALRLAREAVDGGAQVVAFGETFLGGYPLWLDEAPGAALWDHPGTKALHAIMLEQAVVANDERLLPLQELADASGASISIGAHERVRRSLVNNQMTFRPGLPVLDHRKLVPTHGERLIWARGDGSTLGVHQAEWGRLGSLICWEHWMPLARAAMHNLGEDVHVAAWPTVRKSHQIASRHYAMEGRCFVLAAGLVQVKDDLLEGLERVGGSDVARELLEAIPGEVLNRGGSLIAAPDTRVIVQAGEGEETLLAELDLGEVSAGLTNLDTDGHYARPDVFELTVDTRAKDGVAWK; from the coding sequence ATGACGAAGCTATCTGTCGCCGTTGTCCAAGCCGCGCCGATCCCGCTCGATTTTCAGGCCGGGATCGAGAAGGCGCTACGTCTGGCGCGCGAGGCCGTTGACGGCGGCGCTCAGGTGGTCGCTTTTGGCGAGACTTTCCTCGGCGGTTACCCGCTGTGGCTCGACGAGGCACCCGGCGCTGCCCTGTGGGATCATCCCGGCACCAAGGCGCTGCACGCGATCATGCTGGAGCAAGCCGTGGTTGCCAATGACGAGCGGCTGCTGCCCTTGCAGGAACTCGCTGACGCAAGCGGCGCGTCGATCAGCATTGGCGCGCATGAGCGGGTGCGGCGCAGCCTTGTGAACAACCAGATGACTTTCCGTCCCGGCCTGCCGGTGCTCGATCACCGCAAGTTGGTGCCGACCCACGGCGAGCGCTTGATCTGGGCGCGCGGCGACGGCTCGACGTTGGGGGTGCATCAGGCCGAGTGGGGTCGGCTCGGCTCGCTGATCTGCTGGGAGCACTGGATGCCGCTCGCCCGCGCGGCGATGCATAATCTGGGCGAGGATGTGCACGTGGCGGCATGGCCGACGGTGCGCAAGAGTCACCAGATCGCCTCACGGCATTATGCGATGGAGGGGCGGTGCTTCGTGCTTGCGGCGGGGCTGGTGCAGGTGAAGGATGATCTGCTGGAGGGGCTGGAGCGGGTTGGCGGTTCTGATGTTGCCCGCGAGTTGCTGGAGGCGATCCCCGGCGAAGTGCTCAACCGCGGCGGCTCCCTCATCGCCGCGCCCGACACCCGAGTGATCGTACAGGCGGGCGAGGGCGAGGAGACGCTGCTGGCGGAACTCGATCTTGGCGAAGTCTCGGCGGGGCTGACGAATCTCGATACCGACGGGCATTATGCGCGGCCTGATGTGTTTGAGCTGACGGTGGATACGCGGGCGAAGGATGGGGTGGCCTGGAAATGA
- the trmD gene encoding tRNA (guanosine(37)-N1)-methyltransferase TrmD, which yields MTFTATILTLYPEMFPGPLGVSLAGRAMAEGKWACETVQIRDFANDKHRTVDDTPAGGGAGMVLKCDVLARALDSVQEPLPLGEGVGDGGAAVEGCASAANAEPPPLDPLPEGRGGRRPILAMTPRGKPITQQRIRELAQGPGVIILCGRFEGFDERLFEVRPDIEQVSLADIVLSGGEMAALTILDACIRLLPGVMGAASSGDEESFEQSLLEYPHYTRPQEWEGRTIPEVLRSGDHAKIAAWRKARSEDDTRLRRPDLWERHKGVRVQPASGARRKDKEPDQ from the coding sequence ATGACTTTCACCGCCACCATCCTAACGCTTTACCCCGAGATGTTCCCCGGGCCGCTCGGAGTCTCCCTCGCGGGGCGCGCTATGGCCGAGGGCAAGTGGGCCTGTGAGACGGTGCAGATCCGCGACTTTGCCAATGACAAGCACCGCACTGTCGATGACACCCCGGCTGGTGGTGGGGCAGGGATGGTGCTCAAGTGCGACGTGCTGGCGCGGGCTTTGGATAGTGTCCAAGAGCCCCTTCCCTTGGGGGAAGGGGTTGGGGATGGGGGTGCGGCGGTCGAGGGTTGCGCTTCAGCCGCCAACGCCGAGCCCCCACCCCTCGATCCCCTCCCCGAGGGGAGGGGAGGAAGACGCCCCATCCTCGCTATGACCCCGCGGGGCAAACCCATCACTCAGCAACGCATCCGCGAACTTGCTCAAGGCCCCGGCGTCATCATCCTGTGCGGGCGGTTTGAGGGCTTCGACGAGCGCCTGTTCGAAGTCCGGCCTGACATCGAACAGGTCTCCCTCGCCGACATCGTTCTCAGCGGCGGCGAGATGGCCGCGCTGACCATCCTTGACGCTTGCATTCGGCTGCTTCCCGGCGTAATGGGCGCGGCTTCCAGCGGGGATGAGGAGAGCTTTGAACAAAGCCTTCTTGAATACCCGCACTATACCCGACCTCAGGAATGGGAAGGGCGCACGATCCCCGAAGTGCTGCGATCGGGGGATCATGCGAAAATCGCTGCTTGGCGCAAGGCAAGGAGCGAGGATGACACACGGTTACGCAGGCCAGACCTTTGGGAACGTCATAAGGGCGTTCGGGTCCAGCCTGCCTCTGGCGCGCGGCGAAAAGACAAGGAACCGGACCAGTGA
- the rplS gene encoding 50S ribosomal protein L19 translates to MNLIQQIEAEEIAKSGKDIPEFRAGDTVRVGVKVKEGNRERVQNYEGVVIARSNRGMGSNFTVRKMSFGEGVERVFPLYSPIVESITVVRRGVVRRAKLYYLRGRTGKSARIVERKMTAPKA, encoded by the coding sequence GTGAACCTGATCCAGCAGATTGAAGCCGAAGAAATCGCCAAGTCCGGCAAGGACATCCCCGAATTCCGCGCAGGCGACACCGTCCGCGTCGGCGTGAAGGTGAAGGAAGGCAACCGTGAGCGTGTTCAGAACTACGAAGGCGTCGTGATCGCCCGTTCGAACCGCGGCATGGGCAGCAACTTCACCGTGCGCAAGATGAGCTTCGGCGAAGGCGTCGAGCGCGTTTTCCCGCTCTACTCGCCGATCGTCGAAAGCATCACCGTGGTCCGCCGCGGCGTGGTGCGTCGCGCCAAGCTCTATTACCTGCGCGGCCGCACCGGCAAGAGCGCACGTATCGTCGAGCGCAAGATGACCGCCCCCAAGGCGTAA
- a CDS encoding DPP IV N-terminal domain-containing protein, giving the protein MLAVAKNLSGLPDTARSLSIGWAASLDSETPAAVAARENSMLTFERVFASPGLDGPAPRQVKLSPDGRYLTLLRNRADDRERYDLWGYDIDTREWRMLVDSEKLGSGRELSEDEKMQRERARVGSLKGIIAYQWASDGSGVLVPLDGDLFLAKLDGTITRLTDTEGTELNPKLSSKGAYVSFVRDRRLWVGPVGAEAQPITPAGETETIRWGEAEFVAQEEMARLQGYWWSPDDSRIVVQRTDEAAVGIVTRAAIGAKGTKVFDQRYPAAGTDNAVVELFVMNPDGSGSVKVDLGLDLDIYVARVDWAPDGSAIYVQRQDRAQTKIDMLKVDPATGASTIWFTETAARPDYWVNLSDNYRFLKDGSLLWWSERDGYGHFYRFDGQNWLRITSGLEPITALVGVDEAAGTFTYQATKDVLTQQIYRARLDGTGEPELLTDPAFTNGASMDGAGKLLYVTRSSSNQPPQSYLATPDGKQVAWIEENRVEGDHPYAPYLASHVTPEFGTIAAEDGTPLHWMMLKPKMESGKRYPVFFQHYGGPGPQTVTKGWGGALAQSIVDRGYIFFQLDNRGSANRGVEFEQPLYRAMGGAEVRDQKAGAQFLKSLDFVDPAKVAIYGWSYGGYMTLKQLEADPGLYAAGISGAPVTRWELYDTHYTERYMGDPREVPQAYEKASAIPDATKISDPLLLIHGMADDNVVFENSSELISVLQESNTPFEMMLYPGYTHRVSGEKIGPHVWNSIMRFLAAHGVTPPE; this is encoded by the coding sequence ATGCTGGCTGTGGCGAAGAACCTTTCCGGCCTGCCCGATACGGCGCGGTCCCTCTCCATCGGCTGGGCTGCCAGCCTCGACAGTGAAACACCGGCTGCCGTGGCCGCACGCGAGAACTCCATGCTGACTTTTGAACGCGTCTTCGCCTCCCCCGGCCTCGATGGGCCAGCGCCCCGGCAGGTGAAGCTGTCGCCCGATGGACGCTACCTCACCCTGCTGCGCAACCGCGCCGATGACCGCGAGCGGTATGACCTGTGGGGCTATGACATCGACACCCGCGAATGGCGGATGCTGGTGGATTCGGAGAAGCTCGGATCGGGCCGCGAATTGTCCGAGGACGAGAAGATGCAGCGCGAGCGTGCCCGCGTCGGCAGCCTTAAGGGGATCATCGCCTACCAATGGGCCAGCGACGGCAGCGGCGTGCTGGTGCCACTGGATGGTGATCTGTTCCTCGCCAAGCTCGATGGCACCATCACCCGGCTGACTGATACCGAAGGCACCGAACTCAACCCCAAGCTGTCGAGCAAGGGCGCTTACGTCAGCTTCGTGCGCGACCGGCGGCTGTGGGTCGGCCCGGTCGGAGCGGAGGCGCAGCCGATCACCCCTGCGGGCGAGACTGAAACGATCCGCTGGGGCGAGGCGGAGTTCGTCGCGCAGGAGGAAATGGCGCGCCTGCAAGGCTATTGGTGGTCGCCCGACGACAGCCGCATCGTTGTGCAGCGTACCGACGAGGCGGCGGTCGGCATCGTCACCCGCGCGGCAATCGGCGCCAAGGGCACCAAGGTGTTTGATCAGCGCTATCCAGCAGCAGGCACCGACAACGCGGTGGTCGAGCTGTTCGTGATGAACCCCGATGGCTCGGGCAGTGTGAAGGTCGATCTCGGTCTCGATCTCGATATCTATGTCGCGCGGGTCGACTGGGCTCCCGACGGCAGCGCGATCTATGTCCAGCGGCAAGACCGCGCGCAGACGAAGATCGATATGCTGAAGGTCGATCCGGCCACCGGCGCGAGCACGATCTGGTTCACCGAAACCGCCGCGCGACCCGATTACTGGGTTAACCTCAGCGACAACTACCGTTTCCTCAAGGATGGCAGCCTGTTGTGGTGGTCAGAGCGGGACGGCTATGGCCACTTCTACCGCTTCGACGGACAAAACTGGCTGCGGATCACCAGCGGGCTTGAGCCGATCACCGCGCTCGTCGGCGTGGATGAGGCGGCGGGCACATTCACCTATCAGGCGACAAAAGATGTGCTGACCCAGCAGATCTACCGAGCCCGGCTGGACGGAACGGGGGAGCCGGAACTGCTCACCGATCCCGCCTTCACCAACGGCGCCAGCATGGATGGGGCGGGCAAGCTGCTCTATGTCACTCGCTCGAGCTCGAACCAGCCGCCGCAGTCCTATCTCGCCACGCCGGACGGCAAGCAGGTCGCGTGGATCGAGGAGAACCGCGTGGAGGGCGACCATCCCTACGCGCCCTACCTTGCCAGCCATGTAACGCCCGAATTCGGTACGATCGCGGCAGAGGACGGCACGCCGCTGCACTGGATGATGCTCAAGCCCAAGATGGAGTCGGGCAAGCGTTATCCGGTGTTCTTCCAGCACTACGGCGGGCCCGGCCCCCAGACGGTGACCAAGGGCTGGGGCGGGGCGCTCGCACAGTCGATCGTGGATAGGGGCTATATCTTCTTCCAGCTCGACAATCGCGGCTCGGCCAACCGGGGCGTCGAATTCGAACAACCGCTTTACCGCGCGATGGGCGGGGCCGAGGTGCGCGATCAGAAAGCGGGAGCGCAGTTCCTCAAGAGCCTCGATTTCGTCGATCCGGCCAAGGTCGCGATTTATGGCTGGTCTTATGGTGGCTACATGACGCTGAAGCAGCTTGAGGCCGATCCGGGCCTCTATGCTGCGGGCATTTCCGGCGCGCCGGTGACTCGCTGGGAGCTTTACGACACTCACTACACCGAGCGCTACATGGGCGACCCGCGCGAGGTGCCGCAAGCTTATGAAAAGGCCAGCGCCATCCCCGATGCGACCAAGATCAGCGATCCGCTGCTGCTGATCCACGGCATGGCGGACGACAATGTGGTGTTCGAAAACTCGTCGGAACTCATCAGCGTGCTTCAGGAAAGCAACACGCCGTTCGAGATGATGCTCTACCCCGGCTACACTCACCGCGTGTCGGGTGAAAAGATCGGGCCGCATGTGTGGAACAGCATCATGCGCTTCCTTGCGGCCCACGGGGTGACGCCGCCGGAGTAG
- a CDS encoding aspartate-semialdehyde dehydrogenase: MGYRVAVVGATGNVGREMMMVLAEREFPCDEIAAVASSRSVGTEVEFGDTGKMLKCRNIEHFDFAGWDIALFAAGSGPAKEYAPKAAAAGCIVIDNSSLYRMDPDVPLVVPEVNPDAIDGYTARNIIANPNCSTAQLVVALKPLHDFATIKRVVVSTYQSVSGAGKAGMDELFQQSRAIFVGDPVEPSKFTKQIAFNVIPHIDSFLDDGSTKEEWKMVVETKKILDPKIKLNATCVRVPVFVGHSEAVNIEFENEISAEQAMDILREAPGVMLIDKREDGGYITPVECVGDAATFISRVREDPTVENGITLWCVSDNLRKGAALNAVQIAELLGRRHLKKG, from the coding sequence ATGGGATACCGGGTGGCAGTGGTCGGCGCGACCGGCAATGTCGGGCGCGAAATGATGATGGTTCTCGCCGAGCGCGAGTTTCCGTGTGACGAGATCGCCGCGGTGGCCTCCAGCCGCTCGGTCGGCACCGAGGTCGAATTCGGCGACACCGGCAAGATGCTCAAGTGCAGGAATATCGAGCACTTTGACTTCGCCGGCTGGGACATCGCGCTGTTCGCCGCAGGCTCCGGCCCGGCCAAGGAATATGCCCCCAAGGCCGCGGCTGCCGGGTGCATCGTGATCGACAATTCCTCGCTCTACCGCATGGACCCGGACGTTCCGCTGGTGGTGCCCGAAGTGAACCCCGATGCGATCGATGGCTACACCGCGCGCAACATCATCGCCAACCCCAACTGCTCGACCGCGCAGCTGGTGGTGGCGCTGAAGCCGCTGCATGATTTTGCCACGATCAAGCGCGTGGTGGTCAGCACCTATCAATCGGTGTCCGGCGCGGGCAAGGCGGGCATGGACGAGCTGTTCCAGCAGTCGCGCGCGATCTTTGTAGGCGATCCAGTGGAGCCTTCGAAGTTCACCAAGCAGATCGCCTTCAACGTCATCCCGCACATCGACAGCTTCCTTGATGATGGTTCGACCAAGGAAGAGTGGAAGATGGTGGTCGAGACCAAGAAGATCCTCGATCCCAAGATCAAGCTCAACGCCACCTGCGTGCGCGTGCCGGTGTTCGTCGGCCACTCCGAAGCGGTCAATATCGAGTTCGAGAACGAAATCTCGGCCGAGCAAGCGATGGACATCCTGCGCGAAGCCCCCGGCGTCATGCTGATCGATAAGCGCGAAGACGGCGGCTACATCACCCCGGTCGAATGCGTCGGCGATGCGGCGACCTTCATCAGCCGCGTGCGCGAAGACCCGACGGTCGAGAACGGCATCACCCTGTGGTGCGTCTCGGACAACCTGCGCAAGGGCGCAGCGCTCAATGCGGTGCAGATCGCCGAGCTGCTCGGTCGGCGGCATTTGAAGAAGGGGTAA
- a CDS encoding aspartate-semialdehyde dehydrogenase, with amino-acid sequence MRASFLVLAGALALAGCDSGDVPSPAERQQGEAAQVPVTANAVELRGDGLSAGAEAFYFAAGQQEVETALAAALGKPLRSGENAECGAGPIIFTDFAGGLTAHFQQGRLVGWNWHAPQDGDAPATGSVKLPGTVQLGSARAVIEAASGFSKVEGSTLGEEFALGSNIGGFIKGDLVEMLYAGTQCFFR; translated from the coding sequence ATGCGGGCTTCTTTCCTCGTGCTGGCTGGCGCGCTCGCTCTGGCAGGCTGCGATAGCGGCGACGTGCCGAGCCCGGCTGAGCGGCAGCAGGGCGAAGCAGCGCAGGTTCCGGTGACGGCCAATGCGGTCGAGCTTCGCGGTGACGGGCTGTCGGCCGGTGCGGAGGCGTTCTACTTCGCTGCCGGTCAGCAAGAGGTCGAAACCGCGCTCGCCGCGGCGCTCGGCAAGCCGCTGCGTTCGGGCGAGAATGCCGAGTGCGGGGCAGGGCCGATCATCTTCACCGACTTTGCGGGTGGCTTGACGGCGCATTTCCAGCAAGGCCGTCTGGTCGGCTGGAATTGGCACGCGCCGCAGGACGGCGATGCGCCAGCGACCGGCTCGGTCAAGCTGCCGGGAACCGTGCAGCTCGGCTCGGCCCGCGCTGTAATTGAGGCCGCGTCCGGTTTTTCCAAGGTCGAAGGCAGCACCCTGGGCGAGGAATTCGCCCTAGGCAGCAACATCGGCGGCTTCATCAAGGGCGATCTTGTCGAGATGCTCTATGCCGGGACGCAGTGCTTCTTCCGATAA